The Panicum hallii strain FIL2 chromosome 5, PHallii_v3.1, whole genome shotgun sequence genome contains the following window.
GCCATTCAATATACATATCATGGACTCATAAATGGAAGATGCTCATAAGTGCATTGCAATCCCATTCACACCCTATTCAGCTCAATTTTCCATTTCCCCAAGCTATGCATATGCCACTAGTCCAGCAGTCATCATAACAATATAGTACTCCACAACCAAAAGGAGATTGTTTTGGAGGCTGGGGCAACTGGATGTTTTTTTATGTAGATTTAACAAATCGAAACCAATTTATCATAGAGAAACTCTAGCAGGACTGGGCTTTATGTTGTGTCTAACTGCTAGAACAACTATCCCTTATTACTGACATGGTATATAGACATAGGAAACAAGATGGCAGATAAACATCAATCAAAGGCAGAAGAGGCTCACGCTCTTCTAACTTGCCAATCAATTATTTCTTGAGCTATGAGATGCAGCTGAAATATCTGGAATTAAGGCAGCTCGCCATTTTGTCTTAGGATTAGTTTGTGTGAGAGAATCAGTCAGTTCTGAGAGTATGTCATTCTCTGTAGCCCTTTCTCCCTTCTATTCTCGTAGTAGAAGAAAGCTGAAGTGCTGCCCAAGTTTGGAACAACAAAGGTGGCCAAatctaaaagaaaaaaaagaaaggaatgGAATTCAGATACCACGACAATAGCCTTTTGCGTTTCCATGCTGTCAATTGAGAAAACATTTTTAATTTTGCCACTATTTTCAGTGCTTAAATGTGCGTTCATTTAAAAGTGAAATCCAGTCATTTCTCTTTGGTCTAATCTTTCTAGCCCTGTCAGAGTGGCAAAATTCACAAGAATTTGGTGACTTGGTGCCTCAGACAAATTATGAGAACTACACTGGAAAAATCCAAAATTTATTAACAGATGTTGGCCCAGAACGAAAAAACCAACCATAAATGAAAGGATTTCCAGTGATGGCTATTTGATGATAATTGAAAACGCCAGCAGTAAAACCAAAATATTGCATGCCTGACTTGCATATACGGAATgcaaaggaaggagagagaaagaaaaggcaATTATGTGTTTAATTTGTTATGCATGATATAGAAGTTGCAGTGAAAGGACCTAATAGGCATATGCTGCAAAATTTCCAACAATAATATAATTTGACATCTTGAACGAGAAGAAACTAGAATCGAAGTGAATTCAGGAAACTATAAACAATCAAATGCTTCACATGTACAGCTATAGCCTATAGAAGAATATGAACACAGGTGGGAAATTTGGCTAGAAGAAAATATGACCTGAAGTATAAGATTGAACATTTAGTAGAGAAGAGTCAGAACATAACAGCTAAACTTATGTTTGATAAGAACTTAGACACACATAATTGCAATAAAAAAGCAGAATAAATGCAGAGTTAAACAGTTGCTGCAAAACTCAAAAGCATCTGTTCAATCTGGTACTGCAAGTCCCTAAACTTCCTTGTTGCACTGCTAACTGCAGGAGTGTTTGTGAAGTGCATAAGTGATGTGCAATGCCATGTGGATCTTTGAGATGGCACAGCATATCAAGTGACATGACCCTCGGCATGCCATCTACATAAAATGACATGCCATTTTTTTTGTTACAGCTGATTAACAGAGTTAAGGTGACAGCAAGCTAAGGAACGAAAAAGGAAAGCGTGTGTTACTAACTTATTGAAGCAAATAGTTTAGTTTTAGACATGAAAGAGTTGAATAGAAAATTGAAATACATCAATTAAATAAGAATGTATAAAATTGAATGATAGCTCTCTAAGTTGGATTTTGCTGATAGCAGGAATAGCACAATCCGTTGACAAATTGGCTGAGCGAAGCTAGGAGAATGCTTATGTAAGTTTTCAGAATTTAAGCCAAGCCAGAAGCAAGGAGGTAAAACACTCCCTTGACGAATTTGAAGCATAACTATACTTCATCCCCTGCTTTACAAGTGCTATATTCGATTAAAAGGTCTACAGGCCATTGAAACATCCCCTTGTCGAATTTGAGGCATAACTTCAGTTGACTGCGATAACCATTTCAGCCTTTTCACTTTCCCCAGTTCGTTTCCTTCATCTGTGAACAACTTATTTTGTGGGGGCAAAATGAATTTCCTGTGGCTTCTATCGAAGCACAAACAGTTCTACAAGTTCCATTCCGTCAATCATGTGCGAACTTTTTAAAGGCCAGCAAGTATGAAATCGACCACGCAATAACCAACAACGCAAAGCGCACCAGAATAGACACCCACCACGACAGGCGCAATCATCCCACATGCTTCCGTGCTAACTACTAATTAAGGAGTCCTCGCTAGAATGGGGACGAGAGGAGAGCATTACCGAAGTTACGGCCGACGATGCAGTGCCAGGTTGGGCCGTGGTTCTTGTCGAACTCCTTCTTGATGTACTCCGCGATGTCCTTCTCCATGGTGTGCTTCTCGAACGCCTGACCGAAAGAAcgagagagagaaaaatcccCAAACCCCAACAAACAACCAGTCAATAAGGGGGGCGACGGCGCAACGAAAACCAAATCAAGAGCAGGAAGGAGGAAGAGCAAGAGCGGAGGCATGCGGTTCGTACGATGCGGGCGATTTCGAAGGCCTCCTGCCGCATCTCCTCCTTCATGTCGGCGCTCTTGAGCTGGATCTTgtgcgccgcctccgccgccgcggccggcggcggggacccCGCGCCCACCGGCTTGCGGTCCTCGGAGGAGGCCCGGAGCGCCGCCTGCGcggcgcccccggccccgcgccTGGCCTCGTCGGACATTCTcggcggcgggtggagcggAGCTGCCGGGCACGGTTGTTCCTCTCGAGGAATGCCCCTCTCGCTTTTTGAAAGGCGATGGTGGACGAGGACGAGAAGCGACACCGTGGGCGTGCGCGTTGCAGCGGAATCTGCCTGCCTAAAGCTTTAAGGTGAAACTGGGAGCTTTAAGGTGGGCCGTGGGCCAAAGAATTACAGGCCCAGCCCATATAAATGGCCGTGAGGTTGGCCCATACATACATCTTGTGGAAGGAGAACAGTTCAATTCTTGCAGAGATTAGAATTTAGAAAAAAATTCATGCGTTACAAATCTGcttttttttccaaaaagaAATGGCATTGACCCCGTGTGTGTGCGCGTCTCCAGCAACTTTTTTTTTGAATGGTCGTCTCCAGCAA
Protein-coding sequences here:
- the LOC112895876 gene encoding dynein light chain 1, cytoplasmic, with the protein product MSDEARRGAGGAAQAALRASSEDRKPVGAGSPPPAAAAEAAHKIQLKSADMKEEMRQEAFEIARIAFEKHTMEKDIAEYIKKEFDKNHGPTWHCIVGRNFGSYVTHETNYFVYFYIDSKAVLLFKSG